The following are encoded together in the Enterobacteriaceae endosymbiont of Plateumaris sericea genome:
- the murI gene encoding glutamate racemase — MNKILLKSQITIFIFDSGVGGISIYNQIKKIFPEIYFIYLLDNQFFPYGIKSKNYIFKRCIKILKQISYYYHFSLAIIACNTASVSSLPIIQNYFSFPIIGVTPVINDAINKTNNGVIGIVATKTTLENYSIKKKIKYYSKNYIIKTLSSKKLVLLSEEKIQGLNISLKQIKKIFNPWYKLKNFPDTIVLGCTHFPLIINELKKILPENITFLYSNDYIISEINKIITNNRFSFNIQKNIILYTKHNLKIEKIKKYLFHLGFNVFKKFKIK; from the coding sequence ATGAATAAAATATTATTAAAATCTCAAATTACAATTTTTATTTTTGATTCAGGAGTAGGAGGAATATCAATATATAATCAAATTAAAAAAATATTTCCTGAAATATATTTCATATATTTATTAGATAATCAATTTTTTCCTTATGGTATAAAATCAAAAAATTATATTTTTAAACGTTGTATAAAAATTTTAAAACAAATTTCATATTATTATCATTTTTCATTAGCAATAATAGCATGTAATACAGCTAGTGTTTCTAGTCTTCCTATAATACAAAATTATTTTTCTTTTCCAATAATAGGAGTTACTCCAGTTATAAACGATGCTATTAACAAAACAAATAATGGTGTAATTGGTATAGTAGCAACTAAAACAACTTTAGAAAATTATTCTATAAAAAAAAAAATTAAATATTATAGTAAAAATTATATTATAAAAACTTTATCATCTAAAAAATTAGTATTATTATCTGAAGAAAAAATACAAGGATTAAATATATCTCTAAAACAAATAAAAAAAATTTTTAATCCTTGGTATAAATTAAAAAATTTTCCAGATACAATAGTATTAGGTTGTACTCATTTTCCTTTAATTATTAATGAATTAAAAAAAATTTTACCTGAAAATATTACATTTTTATATTCCAATGATTATATAATTTCGGAAATAAATAAAATTATAACTAATAATAGGTTTTCATTTAATATTCAAAAAAATATTATTTTATATACAAAACATAATTTAAAAATAGAAAAAATAAAAAAATATTTATTTCATCTAGGATTTAATGTTTTTAAAAAATTTAAAATTAAATAA